The following are from one region of the Stigmatella ashevillena genome:
- a CDS encoding ABC transporter ATP-binding protein yields the protein MSSPVLDLQGLTKTYGSFTALSDVSLAIRPGEIFALLGPNGAGKTTLIGSVCGLVKKTRGRILLFGKDLDQDPVSPRYDVGLVPQEINFDPFFSVAESLHIQMGFYGRPRDEARVDEVLTALNLQAKKDALTRALSGGMKRRLLIAKALVHRPKLVFLDEPTAGVDVELRRDLWTYVRKLASEGTTIVLTTHYLEEAEELADRVGVINEGRLLLVEDKASVLRRFGEKRLVVTFEQPVGEMPEPGRRFNAVLSEDRRTLTYVEREGNAPAGALLTSLYGQGLPISDVETRRSRMEDVLIEILRGRPQKSA from the coding sequence ATGTCCTCGCCCGTTCTCGACCTCCAGGGGCTCACCAAGACGTATGGGTCGTTCACCGCCCTCTCCGACGTGAGCCTCGCCATCCGCCCGGGCGAGATCTTCGCCCTGCTGGGCCCCAACGGCGCCGGGAAGACGACGCTCATTGGCTCCGTGTGCGGGCTGGTGAAGAAGACGCGGGGCCGCATCCTCCTGTTCGGCAAGGACCTCGACCAGGACCCCGTGAGCCCGCGCTACGACGTGGGCCTGGTCCCCCAGGAGATCAACTTCGACCCGTTCTTCTCCGTGGCCGAGTCGCTCCACATCCAGATGGGCTTCTACGGCCGCCCCCGGGACGAGGCCCGCGTGGACGAAGTGCTCACCGCGCTCAACCTCCAGGCCAAGAAGGATGCCCTCACGCGCGCCCTGTCCGGCGGCATGAAGCGCAGGCTCCTCATCGCCAAGGCGCTGGTGCACCGGCCCAAGCTCGTCTTCCTGGACGAGCCCACCGCCGGGGTGGACGTGGAGCTGCGCCGCGACCTGTGGACGTACGTGCGCAAGCTGGCCTCCGAGGGCACCACCATCGTCCTGACCACCCACTACCTGGAAGAGGCCGAGGAGCTGGCCGACCGGGTGGGCGTCATCAACGAGGGGCGCCTGCTGCTGGTGGAGGACAAGGCGTCGGTGCTGCGCCGCTTCGGCGAGAAGCGCCTGGTGGTCACCTTCGAGCAGCCCGTGGGGGAGATGCCTGAGCCCGGCCGCCGCTTCAACGCCGTGCTCTCCGAGGACCGGCGCACCCTCACCTACGTGGAGCGCGAGGGCAACGCCCCCGCCGGCGCGCTGCTGACGTCCTTGTATGGCCAGGGCCTGCCCATCTCCGATGTGGAGACCCGCCGCTCCCGGATGGAAGACGTGCTCATCGAAATCCTCCGGGGCCGTCCCCAGAAGTCCGCCTGA
- a CDS encoding ABC transporter permease — protein sequence MKTLFAKEVRRFMRVPGQTVLSPLISTTLYFIVFGYSLSNRVHEVEGMPYLPFIVPGLVFLGIANNAFLNSSSSLFITKIQGTVVDLLVAPLGPGELMAGFIGGAIVRGLVVGGLTWAVAALFTGFSLEHALVAVYFLFISSYVFSVLGLLAAVWAEKFEQINFFPTFVMMPLTFLGGVFYSVRELPSPWDRVSLFNPMVYMVEGLRYGMLGRSIFSPALGGAILLVLAGVATALAYGALRSGYKMKA from the coding sequence ATGAAGACGCTGTTCGCGAAGGAGGTCCGCCGCTTCATGCGCGTGCCGGGCCAGACCGTCCTCTCGCCCCTCATCAGCACCACGCTGTACTTCATCGTCTTCGGCTACTCGCTGTCCAACCGCGTCCACGAGGTGGAGGGGATGCCCTACCTGCCCTTCATCGTGCCCGGGCTCGTCTTCCTGGGCATCGCCAACAACGCGTTCCTCAACTCCAGCTCCTCGCTGTTCATCACCAAGATTCAGGGCACGGTGGTGGACCTGCTGGTGGCGCCCCTGGGGCCTGGGGAGCTGATGGCCGGCTTCATTGGCGGCGCCATCGTGCGCGGCCTCGTGGTGGGCGGGCTCACCTGGGCCGTGGCCGCGCTCTTCACCGGCTTCAGCCTCGAGCACGCCCTGGTGGCCGTCTACTTCCTCTTCATCTCCTCTTATGTCTTCAGCGTGCTGGGGCTGCTGGCGGCGGTGTGGGCCGAGAAGTTCGAGCAGATCAACTTCTTCCCCACCTTCGTGATGATGCCGCTGACGTTCCTGGGCGGCGTCTTCTACTCGGTGCGCGAGCTGCCCTCACCCTGGGACCGCGTCAGCCTCTTCAACCCCATGGTCTACATGGTGGAGGGGCTGCGCTACGGCATGCTGGGGCGGAGCATCTTCTCGCCCGCCCTGGGAGGCGCCATCCTCCTGGTGCTGGCCGGCGTGGCCACGGCCCTGGCCTACGGCGCCCTGCGCTCTGGCTATAAGATGAAGGCCTGA
- a CDS encoding serine/threonine protein kinase — MAVSFGKYDLLRKIASGGMGQVFLARERGGVERLVVLKLILPHLAEDDEFLTMFLEEARLVGRLRHPNLVTILDLSEIEGRHCLAMEFVQGDDLRRLDKQARLKGQLLPPGVVLRIISEAAAGLDYAHQARDAQGQPLKLVHRDVSPQNILVGFDGGVKIIDFGVAKAAGSSQQTATGVLKGKYPYMSPEQASGQAIDGRSDQFALGVVMWELLTGKRLFKGESDLMTLRLVKDCQVPYPSQLNPKLPPGLDEVVMRALEATPQKRFPDCGAFRLALEDYIIQMRLSASSAHLAAYLRGLYAERISTESDPSKLDQLAEDSDLDSKADSSRSSLRSGVQPAPGTPSRSPVKSETRSRRAVDALIGPAPAPRHETTRGTVSLEAAPVPVGRGVPRVALAIGGAVALLLAGTAVVFLRPQASETPPPRLAVNTPPSPPVGVPEPPPPTPPVAEPLKVNLVLASEPEGAQVHVGGEPLGKTPRPLTLEPGAPPILVTMTMEGYEPVTRSVSASDGPTVQVALERRPTGTAKPPPTQGKKPSPAPSLGIKTGR; from the coding sequence ATGGCTGTGTCCTTCGGCAAGTACGACCTTCTGCGGAAGATCGCCTCGGGCGGTATGGGCCAGGTTTTCCTGGCGCGTGAGCGAGGAGGCGTGGAGCGTCTCGTCGTCCTCAAGCTCATCCTGCCGCACCTGGCCGAGGACGATGAGTTCCTCACCATGTTCCTGGAAGAGGCCCGGCTCGTGGGCCGGCTCCGGCACCCCAACCTCGTCACCATTCTGGATCTCTCGGAGATCGAGGGCCGCCACTGCCTGGCCATGGAGTTCGTGCAGGGGGACGACTTGCGGCGCCTGGACAAGCAGGCGCGGCTCAAGGGCCAACTGCTGCCCCCCGGCGTGGTGCTGCGCATCATCTCCGAGGCGGCCGCGGGGCTGGACTACGCCCACCAAGCGCGCGATGCCCAGGGCCAACCGCTCAAGCTGGTGCACCGGGACGTGTCCCCGCAGAACATCCTCGTCGGCTTCGACGGGGGCGTGAAGATCATCGACTTCGGCGTGGCCAAGGCGGCCGGCAGCAGCCAGCAGACGGCCACTGGCGTGCTCAAGGGCAAGTATCCTTATATGTCGCCCGAACAGGCCTCGGGACAGGCCATCGATGGGCGCAGCGATCAGTTCGCCCTGGGCGTGGTGATGTGGGAGCTGCTCACGGGCAAGCGGCTCTTCAAGGGCGAGTCGGACCTGATGACGCTGCGGCTGGTGAAGGACTGCCAGGTGCCGTACCCCTCCCAGCTCAACCCCAAGCTGCCGCCGGGGCTGGACGAGGTGGTGATGCGGGCGCTGGAGGCCACCCCTCAGAAGCGCTTCCCCGACTGCGGCGCCTTCCGGCTGGCGCTGGAGGACTACATCATCCAGATGCGGCTGTCGGCCAGCAGCGCGCACCTGGCCGCCTACCTGCGCGGGCTGTACGCGGAGCGCATCTCCACCGAGTCCGACCCGTCGAAGCTGGACCAGCTCGCCGAGGACTCGGACCTGGACTCGAAGGCCGACTCCTCGCGCAGCAGCCTCCGCTCGGGCGTGCAGCCTGCCCCGGGTACCCCGTCCCGCTCCCCGGTGAAATCCGAGACGCGCTCACGGCGCGCGGTGGATGCCCTGATCGGCCCGGCGCCCGCGCCCCGCCACGAGACCACCCGGGGCACCGTCTCGCTGGAAGCGGCCCCGGTCCCCGTGGGCCGCGGTGTCCCCCGGGTGGCCCTCGCCATTGGGGGCGCGGTGGCGCTGCTGCTCGCGGGGACCGCCGTCGTCTTCCTGCGCCCGCAGGCCTCCGAGACGCCCCCACCGCGGCTGGCGGTGAACACGCCGCCCTCGCCCCCCGTGGGCGTGCCCGAGCCGCCCCCGCCCACGCCTCCGGTCGCCGAGCCCCTGAAGGTGAACCTGGTCCTTGCCTCCGAGCCGGAGGGCGCCCAGGTCCACGTGGGCGGAGAGCCCCTCGGCAAGACGCCGCGCCCCTTGACGCTGGAGCCAGGGGCACCGCCGATTCTGGTGACGATGACGATGGAGGGCTACGAGCCGGTGACGCGGAGCGTGTCGGCCTCGGACGGCCCCACCGTGCAGGTGGCCCTGGAGCGTCGGCCCACCGGCACCGCGAAGCCGCCGCCCACCCAGGGCAAGAAGCCGAGCCCGGCCCCTTCGCTGGGCATCAAGACGGGCCGCTGA
- a CDS encoding PAS domain-containing protein, with the protein MLKPAFQEPLKHLKSARASDGDEVLRVLAEVEHGHPEGSMVMKAVRDEEGALSDFEWSYANPAAHRLLGWRVEGLQGRRLHEVPPELGLAGQFEAFHQVVETGESCQQVFSHASDGFDGWLQATVSRFRDGVLVRLRDVTSSHRAETGLRDTRDRMVELLEGTPDCFLSVDAHWRYTYVNRNALTLKGKPREKLFGRSLWDTSPELRGTIVEREYRKVMADRVASYFEVLLPPFNRWFEMHAYPSGSGIAVLFRDITSKKQVEQERDALLEREHSGRLEAEALARQRARELLAAREKLIQSEKLAVAGQLAAGVGHEINNPLSFVMGNIHFAVEQLATLAGVASSEVIQETEEALEEAREGAERIRRIVRDLKTFARGDDAQLRQVDVHAALEFSLSMAMNHVRYRAQVVRCYGTVPMVWANEARLGQVFLNLLINAAQAIPEGDVARHRIFLTTYVQEERVVVDVTDTGVGMSPEVLARAFEPFFTTKSQGEGTGLGLSICHGIIKALRGEMSAASTPGKGSTFRVVLPTRGEEAEALLPLLAAPMEQAGVQGKRVLVIDDEPGIASVMRRIIGRGNEVVVARSGREALSLLERDTEFDLIFCDLMMLDLTGMDVHAALAKSHPECLSRLVFMTGGGFTERARLFLQRFSHPRIDKPFEPELIRRLVAQSPPRL; encoded by the coding sequence GCACCCCGAGGGCAGCATGGTGATGAAGGCCGTGCGGGACGAGGAGGGGGCCCTCAGCGACTTCGAGTGGAGCTATGCCAACCCGGCGGCGCATCGGTTGCTGGGCTGGCGGGTGGAGGGGCTCCAGGGGCGGCGCCTCCACGAGGTGCCGCCCGAGCTGGGGCTGGCCGGGCAGTTCGAGGCCTTTCATCAGGTGGTGGAGACGGGGGAGTCCTGCCAGCAGGTGTTCTCCCACGCGAGCGATGGGTTCGACGGGTGGCTTCAGGCCACCGTGTCCCGTTTCCGGGATGGGGTGCTCGTGCGGCTGCGCGACGTCACCTCCTCTCACCGCGCGGAGACAGGGCTGCGCGACACGCGGGACCGCATGGTGGAGCTCCTCGAGGGCACGCCGGACTGCTTCCTGTCGGTGGATGCGCACTGGCGCTACACCTACGTCAACCGCAACGCCCTGACGCTCAAGGGCAAGCCGCGGGAGAAGCTCTTCGGGCGCAGTCTGTGGGACACGAGCCCGGAGCTCCGGGGCACCATCGTGGAGCGGGAGTACCGCAAGGTGATGGCCGATCGGGTGGCCTCGTACTTCGAGGTCCTCTTGCCCCCCTTCAACCGCTGGTTCGAGATGCATGCCTACCCCTCGGGCAGCGGCATTGCCGTGCTCTTCCGGGACATCACCAGCAAGAAGCAGGTGGAGCAGGAGCGCGACGCGCTGCTGGAGCGCGAGCACTCCGGGCGCCTGGAGGCGGAGGCGCTGGCGCGGCAGCGCGCCCGGGAGCTGCTGGCGGCGCGCGAGAAGCTCATCCAGTCGGAGAAGTTGGCCGTGGCGGGGCAACTCGCGGCCGGCGTGGGCCACGAAATCAACAACCCGCTGTCGTTCGTGATGGGCAACATCCACTTCGCGGTGGAGCAGCTCGCCACGCTCGCCGGGGTGGCCTCGTCCGAAGTCATTCAGGAGACGGAGGAGGCCCTGGAGGAAGCGCGCGAGGGCGCCGAGCGCATCCGCCGCATCGTCCGGGACTTGAAGACCTTCGCCCGCGGGGACGACGCGCAGTTGCGGCAGGTGGATGTGCACGCGGCGCTGGAGTTCAGCCTCTCCATGGCGATGAACCACGTGCGCTACCGCGCGCAGGTGGTGCGCTGCTACGGAACGGTGCCCATGGTTTGGGCCAACGAGGCCCGGCTGGGGCAGGTGTTCCTCAACCTGCTCATCAACGCGGCCCAGGCCATCCCCGAGGGGGACGTGGCCCGCCACCGCATCTTCCTCACCACGTATGTCCAGGAGGAGCGGGTGGTGGTGGATGTGACGGACACGGGCGTGGGCATGTCGCCGGAGGTGCTGGCGCGCGCCTTCGAGCCCTTCTTCACCACCAAGTCCCAGGGCGAGGGCACGGGGCTGGGGTTGTCCATCTGCCACGGCATCATCAAGGCGCTGCGCGGGGAGATGTCCGCGGCGAGCACGCCGGGCAAGGGCAGCACCTTCCGCGTGGTGCTGCCCACCCGCGGTGAGGAGGCCGAGGCGCTGCTGCCCCTCTTGGCGGCGCCAATGGAGCAGGCCGGGGTTCAGGGCAAGCGGGTGCTCGTCATCGATGATGAGCCCGGCATCGCCTCGGTCATGCGGCGCATCATCGGTCGGGGCAACGAGGTGGTGGTGGCGCGCAGCGGGCGCGAGGCGCTCTCGCTGCTGGAGCGGGACACGGAGTTCGATCTCATCTTCTGTGACTTGATGATGCTGGACCTGACGGGCATGGACGTGCACGCCGCGCTGGCGAAATCCCACCCCGAGTGTCTGTCCCGGCTCGTCTTCATGACGGGCGGAGGCTTCACCGAGCGCGCCCGGCTCTTTCTCCAGCGTTTCTCCCACCCGCGCATCGACAAGCCCTTCGAGCCCGAGCTCATCCGGCGGCTGGTGGCCCAGTCTCCGCCGCGCCTCTAA